A genomic window from Flavobacteriales bacterium includes:
- a CDS encoding ABC transporter permease, whose translation MRALPHIVRKEFRQISRNRVMLPLLFLMPIVQLIILSYAADFEVKNVNMAIVDLDKTVTSQRLVSKFTSSGYFTQVGSFTNVKEAMLELEKENTDMILCIPKDLDADLNSLQPVKVQLLLNAVNNQKAGIASNYSMQVINAFNADRLKNMSLPQGVTPLSVDIRSEYWYNSELNYKTFMVPGILAILVTMLTAFLSSINIIREREMGTIEQLNVTPITKFEFILGKIIPFWIIGMLVMTFGLVIAYLLFDITTAGSLLTLYAFLAIYLIAVLGIGILISTVTETQQQAMFITWFFLVIFLLLSGLFTPVDSIPEWAKFINHFNPIKYFVEVMRMVMLKGSTFADISYHFLVMTGFAIFYIVSAMRSYSKTSG comes from the coding sequence ATGAGAGCGCTGCCACATATCGTCCGCAAGGAATTCCGACAGATAAGCCGTAATAGGGTGATGCTGCCGCTGCTGTTCCTCATGCCGATCGTGCAGTTAATCATACTAAGCTATGCGGCCGATTTTGAGGTGAAGAATGTGAACATGGCCATTGTTGATCTCGACAAAACCGTCACCTCGCAACGACTGGTGAGCAAGTTCACTTCTTCGGGATATTTCACGCAAGTGGGCAGTTTTACCAATGTCAAAGAAGCGATGCTCGAACTCGAAAAGGAGAACACCGACATGATCCTCTGCATTCCTAAAGACCTTGATGCCGATCTGAATTCATTGCAGCCTGTCAAAGTTCAATTGTTGTTGAATGCGGTGAACAACCAAAAGGCCGGAATTGCCAGCAACTATAGCATGCAGGTCATCAACGCTTTCAATGCCGACCGTTTAAAGAACATGTCGTTGCCGCAAGGCGTCACGCCACTTTCAGTCGATATCCGATCGGAATACTGGTACAACAGCGAGTTGAACTACAAGACCTTCATGGTGCCTGGCATTTTGGCCATTCTGGTCACGATGCTTACGGCTTTTCTCAGCAGCATCAACATCATCCGCGAACGCGAAATGGGCACCATCGAACAGCTTAACGTTACGCCTATCACCAAATTCGAATTCATTCTCGGCAAGATCATTCCGTTCTGGATCATCGGCATGTTGGTGATGACCTTCGGGCTGGTGATTGCCTATCTTTTGTTCGACATTACCACGGCCGGAAGTCTGCTTACGCTTTACGCTTTTCTCGCCATTTACCTCATTGCGGTCTTGGGTATCGGAATTCTCATCAGCACGGTCACCGAAACGCAGCAACAGGCCATGTTCATCACGTGGTTCTTCTTAGTGATCTTTCTACTTCTGAGCGGCCTCTTTACTCCCGTTGACAGCATTCCCGAATGGGCCAAGTTCATCAATCACTTCAACCCAATCAAATACTTCGTGGAAGTGATGCGAATGGTGATGCTGAAGGGCAGCACGTTTGCCGATATCAGCTATCACTTCTTGGTTATGACAGGCTTCGCGATTTTCTACATCGTGTCGGCTATGCGTAGCTACAGCAAGACGAGCGGGTAG
- a CDS encoding ABC transporter permease → MKQYFAFVKKEFRHILRDKRTLLILFGMPVAQILIFGFALNNEVENAGVAIYDMSGDYESVLLQTRLENSEQFYIERECQTTECIEEAFRQSKARLGIILPQNFGSDLLNGAKPAIKIVSDASDPNQAQVLTSYATAIILTHVKGRATVVQDVPIVSAIPRMIFNPELKAVYMFVPGVMGLILLLVGAMMTSLTIAREKELGTMELLLVSPLYSWHIIFGKVTPYWLLSFFNAMVIVSLGILVFDMPMNGSVVLLIGSCLLFSLTALALGIFISSKANSQMTAMFVSMMGLLLPTILLSGFIFPIENMPLPLQIVSNIIPAKWFIMIITGLMIKGSGMNVIWKPVAVLVLITLVLGVAAVKNVKPRLGE, encoded by the coding sequence ATGAAACAGTATTTCGCCTTCGTTAAAAAAGAGTTTCGGCACATTCTGCGCGACAAACGCACGCTGCTGATCTTGTTCGGCATGCCAGTTGCACAGATCCTCATTTTTGGTTTTGCGCTGAACAATGAGGTGGAGAATGCGGGCGTAGCGATTTACGATATGTCGGGCGATTACGAGAGTGTGCTGCTTCAAACCCGATTGGAGAATTCGGAACAGTTTTACATCGAACGCGAATGCCAGACCACCGAATGCATCGAGGAAGCATTCCGACAAAGCAAAGCGCGATTAGGCATCATTCTCCCACAGAATTTCGGTTCAGACCTGCTGAACGGAGCAAAACCCGCCATCAAAATTGTGAGTGATGCCAGTGATCCGAACCAAGCACAAGTACTGACTTCTTATGCTACGGCCATTATTCTCACGCACGTAAAAGGTCGCGCTACCGTTGTTCAAGATGTACCCATTGTTTCGGCCATTCCGCGGATGATCTTCAACCCTGAATTGAAAGCCGTTTACATGTTCGTTCCGGGTGTGATGGGGCTGATCTTGTTGCTCGTTGGTGCCATGATGACCTCCCTCACCATCGCCAGAGAAAAAGAACTCGGAACAATGGAACTTTTGCTGGTTTCGCCACTTTATTCGTGGCACATCATCTTCGGGAAAGTGACGCCTTATTGGCTGCTCAGTTTTTTCAATGCGATGGTCATCGTCTCTCTTGGAATACTCGTTTTTGATATGCCGATGAACGGCTCGGTGGTGTTGTTGATCGGGAGTTGTCTATTGTTCAGCCTCACCGCATTGGCGCTGGGAATTTTCATCTCCTCCAAAGCCAATTCGCAAATGACCGCCATGTTCGTTTCCATGATGGGATTGCTGCTGCCCACCATCCTTTTGAGCGGTTTCATCTTCCCTATTGAGAACATGCCACTTCCATTACAAATCGTGTCGAATATCATCCCGGCCAAATGGTTCATCATGATCATCACAGGACTGATGATAAAAGGTTCGGGAATGAATGTGATCTGGAAGCCGGTGGCAGTGCTCGTGTTGATCACTTTGGTTTTGGGCGTGGCAGCCGTCAAGAATGTGAAACCTCGATTGGGAGAATGA
- a CDS encoding ATP-binding cassette domain-containing protein yields MSEKVIIAKDLTRKFGDFVAVDAVSFEVSKGEIFGFLGANGAGKTTAMRMLCGLLAPTSGEATVARFDIASQTEKVKKSIGYMSQKFSMFGDLTVKENFLFYGGVYGLKRKVVLERLDMMLGLLQLREATNSLVDSLPLGWKQKLSFSLATLHQPGIIFLDEPTGGVDPITRRQFWDLIYEAAHDGVTIFVTTHYMDEAEYCDRVSIMVDGKIKALDSPENLRKSFNADSIDAVFQELARGTSTK; encoded by the coding sequence ATGAGCGAGAAAGTGATCATAGCGAAAGACCTCACCCGAAAATTCGGTGATTTCGTTGCGGTTGATGCCGTCTCGTTTGAAGTGAGCAAAGGCGAGATCTTTGGTTTCCTTGGTGCGAATGGCGCAGGAAAAACCACCGCCATGCGCATGCTCTGCGGATTGCTTGCTCCGACATCTGGCGAAGCCACGGTAGCTCGTTTTGACATCGCTTCTCAAACCGAAAAGGTGAAGAAAAGCATCGGCTACATGAGTCAGAAATTCAGCATGTTCGGAGACCTCACGGTGAAGGAGAATTTCCTGTTCTACGGAGGCGTTTATGGTCTGAAACGCAAGGTTGTTTTGGAGCGATTGGATATGATGCTTGGCTTGCTTCAGCTACGCGAGGCGACCAATTCGCTGGTCGATTCGCTGCCGCTTGGTTGGAAACAAAAACTGAGTTTTTCGCTGGCAACGCTCCATCAACCGGGCATCATCTTTTTGGATGAGCCGACAGGTGGTGTTGACCCGATCACACGAAGGCAATTCTGGGATCTGATCTATGAAGCGGCACACGATGGCGTCACCATTTTCGTGACCACACACTACATGGATGAGGCGGAATATTGCGACCGCGTCAGCATCATGGTGGACGGGAAAATTAAAGCGCTCGACAGTCCTGAAAACCTGCGCAAAAGCTTTAACGCAGATAGTATAGATGCGGTCTTCCAAGAACTGGCACGAGGAACTTCAACGAAATGA
- a CDS encoding ABC transporter ATP-binding protein, whose protein sequence is MGRGIDFNSKQKILSPAISIQNLSKSYGNVQALKGISFDVQQGELFGLIGPDGSGKSTLFRILTTLLLADDGKAEVMGLDTVNDFRDIRNRIGYMPGRFSLYQDLTVEENLEFFATIFGTTIEANYELVKDIYVQLEPFKDRPAGKLSGGMKQKLALCCALIHKPEVLFLDEPTTGVDPVSRKEFWQMLKRLKLEGIAILVSTPYMDEAALCDRIALIQKGEILSIASPESINEEFKGTLVAMKSHRMYELLTALRNHPKVESCYAFGEYLNATLIEGETDWKPIEKDMRDQGFDDLVAHDATVGIENVFMQLLRTAEA, encoded by the coding sequence ATGGGACGGGGGATTGATTTCAATTCAAAACAAAAAATCTTGAGCCCCGCCATTTCCATACAAAACCTGAGCAAGTCGTACGGGAACGTGCAGGCACTGAAAGGCATCAGCTTTGACGTGCAGCAAGGCGAACTGTTCGGACTTATCGGTCCAGATGGTTCGGGGAAAAGCACGCTGTTTCGAATTCTGACCACACTTCTTCTGGCAGATGACGGAAAGGCCGAAGTGATGGGTTTGGATACGGTAAACGACTTCCGCGACATCCGCAATCGCATCGGTTACATGCCAGGTAGGTTTTCCCTTTATCAGGATTTGACCGTTGAGGAAAATCTCGAGTTTTTCGCCACCATTTTCGGGACGACCATCGAAGCCAATTACGAATTGGTGAAGGATATTTACGTTCAATTGGAGCCATTCAAGGATCGTCCTGCTGGAAAATTGAGCGGTGGAATGAAGCAGAAATTGGCGTTGTGCTGCGCGCTCATCCACAAACCTGAAGTACTCTTTTTGGATGAGCCGACAACAGGCGTTGACCCCGTAAGTCGCAAGGAATTCTGGCAAATGCTGAAACGCTTGAAGCTGGAAGGCATCGCCATTCTCGTGAGCACGCCTTACATGGACGAGGCTGCGCTTTGCGACCGTATCGCGCTCATTCAGAAAGGCGAGATCCTCAGTATTGCATCGCCCGAGAGCATCAATGAGGAATTCAAAGGTACGCTCGTGGCCATGAAAAGCCACCGCATGTATGAGCTGCTGACCGCACTTCGCAATCACCCGAAAGTGGAGAGTTGCTATGCCTTTGGCGAGTACTTGAATGCCACATTGATTGAAGGTGAAACGGATTGGAAACCCATCGAAAAAGACATGCGCGATCAAGGCTTCGATGACCTTGTGGCGCACGATGCAACGGTCGGAATTGAGAACGTTTTCATGCAACTGTTAAGGACAGCCGAGGCATGA
- a CDS encoding HlyD family efflux transporter periplasmic adaptor subunit, with the protein MKNAILIVTFLASLSACNGGDEKADAYGNFETDELTVSSEASGKLLVFNAEEGQNLKAGDLVAVIDTTQLYLKKEQVKATIAAVRKKLPNEAAQLAIFDQRMDKINTEITRISKLVAANAAPSKQLDDLKAELDGTMKQRAATASTLGTQTQGMLAEIDPMRFQLMQIEGQLRKSYIYNPINGSVLTTLAKSGELTMMGKALYKIASLDPLVLKAYVSEDMLGEVKIGDKVTVNTDNPDGTMKAAEGTVTWISSEAEFTPKMIQTKDERATQVYAMKIDVPNDGSLKIGMPAEVEFGGYE; encoded by the coding sequence ATGAAAAACGCAATTCTAATAGTGACCTTTTTAGCCTCACTTTCCGCCTGCAATGGAGGAGATGAGAAAGCCGATGCTTATGGAAATTTCGAAACGGACGAACTGACCGTCAGTTCGGAAGCAAGCGGAAAACTTCTTGTTTTTAATGCTGAAGAAGGCCAAAATTTGAAGGCAGGAGATTTGGTTGCGGTGATCGACACCACGCAACTGTACCTGAAAAAGGAACAGGTGAAAGCCACGATTGCTGCCGTGCGAAAAAAGCTTCCGAACGAAGCGGCTCAGCTTGCCATTTTCGATCAACGCATGGACAAGATCAACACGGAAATTACCCGAATCAGCAAACTGGTCGCGGCCAACGCAGCTCCTTCTAAGCAGTTGGATGACCTGAAAGCCGAACTGGATGGAACGATGAAGCAACGGGCTGCCACAGCTTCCACGCTTGGAACGCAAACGCAAGGCATGTTGGCCGAGATCGACCCCATGCGATTTCAATTGATGCAGATTGAGGGTCAGCTTCGCAAATCGTACATCTACAATCCAATTAACGGTTCGGTTCTGACAACGCTGGCGAAAAGTGGTGAACTGACCATGATGGGAAAAGCGTTGTACAAGATCGCTTCGCTCGATCCGTTGGTGTTGAAAGCCTACGTGAGCGAAGACATGCTAGGCGAGGTGAAAATCGGAGACAAAGTGACGGTGAATACAGATAATCCTGATGGCACAATGAAAGCTGCGGAAGGAACAGTTACGTGGATCAGCAGCGAAGCGGAATTCACACCAAAAATGATCCAGACGAAAGACGAGCGCGCCACGCAGGTTTACGCGATGAAAATCGATGTTCCAAATGATGGCAGCCTGAAGATCGGAATGCCTGCGGAAGTTGAATTTGGAGGTTATGAATAG
- a CDS encoding TolC family protein — MKTHILLIIGLVALSFSKQTQAQTLYACLDSAEKNMPILKQEPILAEMLQNKLKTYNRSYLPMVTANGQATYQSNVPELPFSFPGVPSLDIPKFQYRAYFELYQPVFDAGVSGAQKTAEKAKNEVSLMALEVGLSEYKKQVAKLYFQMLLVDDQLDIISKTLELMAEREKTVKTALENGVAQQNDLLKLQSEILQQEKKQNELRSAKESGLDVLSLLTGIDLQNAKLETPVIETESEFAYAENLELKLINTQQKGLMATEKLLKTKRLPRINLFGQAGLGAPNPYNFFKADISGYGMVGLKATWNIWDWGKTSLERKNLRLNSKMMDVQQLQKTVEIESTISQMRVENAKLVKALEWDEKMLELRSQIRKNAEVQVEQGVITSTAYLEEVLAEQLTELTRSVDQISLYQNQVMLQFETGVLK, encoded by the coding sequence ATGAAAACGCACATTCTCCTGATCATCGGGCTCGTTGCCCTCAGTTTTTCTAAGCAAACGCAGGCGCAAACGCTTTATGCGTGTCTAGATAGTGCTGAGAAGAACATGCCCATTCTGAAGCAAGAACCTATTCTGGCCGAGATGCTTCAGAATAAACTGAAGACCTACAATCGGTCCTATCTCCCGATGGTTACGGCCAACGGACAGGCAACCTATCAATCGAATGTTCCTGAATTACCGTTTTCGTTTCCAGGCGTTCCCAGCTTGGATATTCCGAAATTCCAATATCGAGCGTACTTCGAATTGTACCAGCCTGTGTTCGATGCGGGTGTTTCTGGCGCACAGAAAACGGCCGAAAAAGCCAAGAATGAAGTGTCGTTGATGGCGCTCGAAGTTGGCTTGTCAGAATACAAGAAGCAAGTGGCGAAACTGTATTTCCAAATGTTGTTGGTTGATGACCAATTGGACATCATTTCCAAAACCTTGGAGCTAATGGCGGAGCGCGAAAAGACGGTCAAGACTGCACTTGAAAATGGCGTGGCGCAGCAGAACGATCTACTAAAACTTCAAAGCGAAATTCTTCAGCAAGAAAAGAAGCAGAATGAGTTGAGGAGCGCCAAGGAAAGCGGATTGGACGTGCTCTCGCTACTTACTGGAATAGATTTGCAGAACGCCAAGCTGGAAACTCCAGTGATTGAAACGGAATCCGAATTCGCCTACGCAGAAAACCTCGAGTTGAAACTCATCAATACGCAACAAAAAGGCCTAATGGCGACCGAAAAACTGCTGAAAACGAAACGATTGCCGCGCATCAATCTTTTCGGGCAAGCAGGCTTGGGCGCACCAAATCCTTACAATTTCTTCAAAGCAGATATCAGTGGGTATGGCATGGTCGGTCTGAAGGCTACTTGGAATATTTGGGATTGGGGAAAGACTTCATTGGAACGAAAAAACCTCCGATTGAATAGCAAGATGATGGATGTTCAACAACTCCAAAAGACGGTGGAGATTGAAAGTACGATCTCACAGATGCGAGTGGAAAACGCCAAACTCGTCAAAGCGCTCGAGTGGGACGAAAAAATGCTTGAACTGCGTTCGCAGATACGCAAGAATGCGGAAGTGCAAGTAGAGCAAGGCGTCATTACATCCACCGCCTATTTGGAAGAAGTGCTGGCCGAGCAACTAACTGAACTCACACGCAGCGTTGACCAAATAAGCTTGTATCAAAATCAAGTGATGTTGCAGTTTGAAACTGGCGTATTGAAATGA
- a CDS encoding TetR family transcriptional regulator, which yields MSEKDLNTASKIKEAASRLFTEKGFGRTTTRDIATEAGVNLALVNYYFRSKDELFKTIMLETVQGFIGQLRVLLNDEKTFEEKVELVVGNYIELLKKRPDLPIFMLSEIRNHPQEMAAKLGIDKLMHEVKFFQELAQRCPDGVHPIHLFMNLLSMTVFPFIGKPVITSATGMNDEVFMMMMEQRRALIPQWFLSMLKPQE from the coding sequence ATGAGCGAGAAAGACCTAAATACTGCCAGTAAGATCAAAGAAGCGGCCAGCCGCCTTTTCACCGAAAAAGGGTTTGGCAGAACGACCACGCGAGACATTGCCACCGAAGCAGGAGTGAACTTGGCATTGGTCAATTACTATTTCCGAAGCAAGGACGAATTGTTTAAAACCATCATGCTAGAGACAGTCCAAGGTTTTATCGGACAATTGCGGGTGCTACTGAATGATGAAAAGACTTTCGAGGAGAAGGTGGAATTGGTGGTCGGTAATTACATCGAACTTCTTAAAAAGCGTCCCGACCTGCCCATTTTCATGCTGAGTGAGATCAGAAACCATCCGCAGGAAATGGCTGCGAAACTCGGAATAGACAAACTCATGCACGAGGTGAAATTCTTTCAAGAGTTAGCGCAACGCTGCCCAGATGGCGTTCATCCCATTCATCTGTTCATGAACCTCTTATCCATGACCGTTTTTCCGTTCATCGGAAAACCGGTGATCACTTCGGCAACAGGAATGAATGATGAGGTTTTTATGATGATGATGGAACAGCGCAGAGCACTGATACCACAATGGTTTTTGTCCATGCTTAAACCTCAAGAATAG
- a CDS encoding mechanosensitive ion channel, whose protein sequence is MKDLFGEGGTDYMPLIIEYGQKLAVGILILVIGLWLAGMITKAAKKLMAARKLDAALQSFLGSMLGIALKILVVITALGTLGIEMTSFVAILGAASLAVGMALSGTLQNFAGGVIILILKPFKIGDVLEAQGYVGSVSDIQIFNTILKTPDNKTIIIPNGGLSTGSMINYSTEARRRVDWTIGIGYGDDADKAEQVLLQMLKDDKRVLQDPAPFIALSALADSSVNFTVRAWVDAADYWSVFFDLNKRVYKEFGQHGLNIPFPQMDIHLHNK, encoded by the coding sequence ATGAAAGATCTATTTGGAGAAGGAGGAACCGATTACATGCCGCTAATCATTGAATACGGACAAAAACTGGCCGTTGGCATTCTAATACTTGTAATTGGACTATGGCTGGCGGGTATGATTACCAAAGCTGCTAAGAAACTGATGGCTGCAAGAAAGCTCGATGCAGCACTTCAAAGTTTCCTCGGAAGTATGCTCGGAATTGCGCTCAAAATACTTGTGGTTATAACAGCCCTAGGAACGCTGGGAATCGAAATGACCTCGTTTGTTGCCATTCTCGGAGCGGCCAGTTTGGCTGTTGGTATGGCGTTGAGCGGAACGCTTCAGAATTTTGCGGGAGGCGTCATCATTCTTATTCTCAAACCATTTAAGATCGGTGATGTGTTGGAGGCTCAAGGTTACGTGGGCTCGGTCTCAGACATTCAGATTTTCAACACCATTCTCAAAACTCCAGACAACAAAACCATCATCATTCCGAACGGTGGGCTTTCTACTGGAAGTATGATCAACTATTCAACAGAGGCAAGAAGACGTGTTGACTGGACCATCGGAATCGGTTATGGCGATGATGCCGATAAAGCCGAGCAAGTGCTGCTGCAAATGTTGAAAGATGACAAGCGAGTTTTGCAAGATCCAGCTCCGTTCATTGCTTTGTCAGCTTTGGCAGATAGTTCTGTGAATTTCACTGTGCGTGCTTGGGTCGATGCTGCAGATTATTGGAGCGTTTTCTTTGACCTCAACAAGCGAGTTTACAAGGAATTCGGGCAACACGGCCTCAACATTCCTTTTCCACAAATGGATATACATTTGCACAATAAGTAA
- a CDS encoding mechanosensitive ion channel, whose product MNSEALSQYSDKAIEMIMLYAPKLVLALLVLVIGLWVINRFVGVLGKLMDNRHVDVSLQPFLKSLIGIGLKAMLLISVASMIGIETTSFVALIGAAGLAVGLALQGTLANFAGGVLILIFKPFKVGDLIEAQGHLGNVKEIQIFVTILNTPESKTVIIPNGAISNGNITNYATEGKIRVDLNMGISYDSDVKKAREVLINVMTSHPKVMTDPAPFVGVVGLGSSSVNLAVRPYCDPAHYWDVYFDVYESGKEALDAAKITIPFPQLDVHMPKA is encoded by the coding sequence ATGAACTCAGAAGCACTTTCTCAATACTCAGACAAAGCCATTGAAATGATCATGCTTTATGCACCTAAATTGGTGCTAGCATTGCTCGTTCTAGTAATTGGTCTGTGGGTCATAAACCGCTTCGTTGGCGTGCTTGGCAAACTGATGGACAACAGGCATGTAGATGTCAGCCTTCAACCATTCTTAAAAAGCCTCATAGGAATTGGTCTGAAAGCCATGTTGCTGATAAGTGTGGCTAGCATGATCGGCATTGAGACCACATCTTTTGTGGCTTTGATCGGTGCCGCAGGTTTGGCCGTTGGATTGGCTTTGCAGGGAACGCTGGCCAACTTTGCCGGTGGCGTACTCATTCTGATCTTCAAGCCTTTCAAAGTTGGTGATCTGATTGAAGCCCAAGGACACTTGGGTAACGTGAAGGAGATTCAGATTTTCGTGACTATTCTGAATACACCAGAGAGCAAAACGGTGATCATTCCGAATGGAGCGATCAGCAATGGAAACATCACAAATTACGCTACTGAAGGCAAGATCCGTGTTGATCTGAACATGGGAATCTCGTACGATTCAGACGTGAAGAAAGCGCGTGAAGTACTGATAAATGTGATGACATCTCATCCTAAAGTGATGACAGATCCAGCACCATTTGTCGGTGTAGTTGGGTTGGGCAGCAGCTCTGTGAACTTAGCAGTTCGTCCGTACTGCGATCCTGCTCATTATTGGGATGTTTATTTTGACGTTTACGAGAGCGGAAAAGAGGCTTTGGATGCGGCAAAAATCACCATTCCATTCCCGCAATTGGATGTGCATATGCCAAAGGCGTAG
- a CDS encoding class I SAM-dependent methyltransferase: MSHLWRAAEYAKYLSKAKNRHGIHSPFVYELLDKVIYDKANYPAYESVKTIRKELLSRTDEIEITDLGAGSTVNRSNKRKVSDIAKNSAKAGKWGELLFRLSKRFEPETMIELGTSLGIGSLYQSLGNPNGKLTTFEGCPNTAAIAQQQFRTAKVNPTIIKGNFDDTLQPFLDSIEKLDWAFIDGNHQKEPTIRYFEQCLEKCHNDSVLLFDDIYWSKGMAEAWANIKAHERVNVTLDLFQVGIVFLRKEQPKQHFIIRY; the protein is encoded by the coding sequence ATGTCTCATCTATGGCGCGCAGCCGAATACGCAAAGTATCTCTCTAAAGCCAAAAATCGGCACGGAATACACTCTCCTTTTGTGTATGAATTGCTCGATAAAGTGATTTACGACAAGGCGAATTATCCTGCTTACGAATCCGTAAAGACGATTCGAAAAGAGCTTCTTTCTAGAACGGATGAGATAGAAATAACCGATCTTGGAGCAGGTTCAACGGTCAACCGATCCAACAAAAGAAAGGTTTCCGATATCGCTAAAAACTCCGCGAAAGCTGGAAAATGGGGCGAATTGCTCTTTCGCCTCTCCAAACGTTTTGAACCCGAAACCATGATTGAACTAGGAACTTCGCTCGGCATAGGAAGCCTCTACCAATCGCTCGGTAATCCGAACGGAAAACTCACAACTTTTGAAGGTTGCCCGAACACGGCTGCCATTGCACAACAGCAATTCCGAACAGCGAAAGTCAATCCAACGATCATCAAAGGAAACTTTGACGATACCCTTCAACCATTTCTTGATTCCATCGAAAAACTGGATTGGGCGTTTATTGATGGCAATCATCAAAAAGAACCGACCATTCGCTACTTCGAGCAATGCTTGGAGAAATGCCACAATGATTCTGTGTTGCTTTTCGATGATATTTATTGGAGCAAAGGCATGGCCGAAGCTTGGGCGAACATCAAGGCACACGAACGTGTTAATGTGACACTCGATTTGTTTCAAGTAGGAATCGTTTTCCTACGGAAAGAGCAACCGAAGCAACATTTCATCATCAGGTATTGA
- a CDS encoding T9SS type A sorting domain-containing protein: protein MKLDLLVKTIVLFFILNTMSMVGFTQIVQSDCSAPGYVEAFYKEDADQITLQTTYTPAPTIFFPSPSPSLYAYQNNQDDVDIPEALSDTILSALIAVYNATSLPQADSVINIYNIHPYETFTMSRLYLAADTTYPWAMNLWNEIAPTGQPFIDSLMVRYAMVSDSAYWLSNSSDLVVRLISDSNYNAPALSLVFELIPEVTYAEMIPALGDGDNITATINLDHVELIYSVGWGDCLAGCIQRRFWKFKVYYDCEVEFMESYGSSNPPYPPLITSIPENSYNSPNAYPNPLESHIKLCNTPENAHYAIFNMMGQELTRGNIDKDGIIDLNFLSPGEFLLRMVSEETSQFIRLVKY, encoded by the coding sequence ATGAAATTAGACCTCTTAGTGAAAACAATTGTCCTTTTCTTCATTCTGAACACCATGTCTATGGTGGGTTTTACTCAGATTGTTCAATCCGATTGCTCTGCGCCTGGATACGTGGAAGCATTCTACAAAGAAGATGCAGATCAAATCACCCTTCAAACAACTTACACTCCCGCTCCAACGATTTTTTTTCCATCCCCATCTCCTTCACTTTACGCTTATCAGAATAATCAAGATGATGTGGATATTCCGGAGGCTTTATCTGACACGATTCTAAGTGCCCTTATCGCAGTCTATAACGCTACAAGTTTACCTCAAGCAGATAGTGTTATTAATATTTACAACATACATCCCTACGAAACTTTCACGATGAGCAGGTTATATCTTGCTGCTGACACAACTTATCCTTGGGCAATGAATCTTTGGAACGAGATTGCTCCTACAGGTCAACCATTTATAGATAGTTTAATGGTCAGGTACGCTATGGTAAGTGATAGTGCCTACTGGCTTTCCAATTCAAGTGATCTCGTGGTTCGACTCATTTCAGATAGCAATTATAATGCACCGGCTCTTTCTCTAGTATTTGAGCTAATTCCAGAAGTTACTTATGCTGAAATGATTCCGGCACTTGGAGACGGAGACAACATTACAGCTACTATTAACCTAGACCACGTTGAGTTGATTTATTCAGTGGGTTGGGGTGATTGCCTTGCTGGTTGCATTCAAAGAAGATTTTGGAAATTCAAAGTTTATTATGACTGTGAAGTAGAATTCATGGAGAGCTATGGAAGCTCCAATCCTCCGTACCCACCATTAATCACTTCGATTCCAGAGAATAGCTACAATTCCCCTAATGCATATCCCAATCCACTTGAAAGTCACATCAAACTTTGTAACACCCCCGAGAACGCGCACTACGCAATTTTCAATATGATGGGGCAAGAATTGACAAGGGGGAATATTGACAAAGACGGAATTATTGATTTGAACTTCCTCTCTCCTGGGGAGTTTCTTCTTCGTATGGTCAGCGAAGAAACCAGCCAATTCATAAGGCTTGTCAAATACTAA